In Microbacterium pumilum, the following proteins share a genomic window:
- the glmU gene encoding bifunctional UDP-N-acetylglucosamine diphosphorylase/glucosamine-1-phosphate N-acetyltransferase GlmU: MTENIVDTRLAVIVLAAGQGTRMKSSIPKVLHRIGGRPLVGHVLDIAYALSPERVVVVVRHERDQVAAAVLDSAPDVVVVDQDETPGTGRAVEMALDELGGFDGDVLVLSGDVPLLEEATLVNLVRAHRDGAAAATVLSADVPDATGYGRVIRAADGAVQRIVEQKDATADEASVSEINAGVYVFQAPALRAHISLVGTANAQGEKYLTDIVALLRASGLTVAVSSAPDAATALGVNDRVQLSEAARVLNARTVRRWQLEGVTILDPATTWIDVTAKLAPDVTVLPNTHILRATVIAEGATVGPDTSLVDCEVGEWATVTRADATLAVIGASATVGPFAYLRPGTYLGDKGKIGTFVETKNSTIGERSKVPHLSYIGDTTIGTGVNLGAGAITANYDDIAKHRTEIGDEVHTGSHNVFVAPVRVGDGAKTGAGAVIRKDVPAGALALSVAPQRNIEGWVETNRPGTGAADVAARARSAQKADDGAQEEDG; encoded by the coding sequence ATGACCGAGAACATCGTCGATACCCGACTCGCCGTGATCGTCCTGGCCGCCGGTCAGGGCACCCGCATGAAGTCGTCGATCCCCAAGGTGCTGCACCGCATCGGCGGGAGGCCGCTCGTCGGCCATGTCCTCGACATCGCGTACGCGCTCTCGCCCGAGCGGGTGGTCGTCGTCGTCCGCCACGAACGCGACCAGGTGGCCGCCGCGGTGCTCGACTCGGCGCCCGACGTCGTCGTGGTCGACCAGGACGAGACCCCCGGCACCGGCAGGGCGGTCGAGATGGCCCTCGACGAGCTCGGCGGCTTCGACGGCGATGTGCTCGTGCTGAGCGGCGATGTGCCGCTGCTCGAAGAGGCCACCCTCGTGAACCTGGTGCGCGCACACCGCGACGGTGCCGCGGCGGCCACGGTCCTGAGCGCCGACGTCCCGGATGCGACCGGCTACGGCCGCGTCATCCGCGCGGCCGACGGCGCCGTGCAGCGCATCGTCGAGCAGAAGGATGCCACGGCGGATGAGGCATCCGTCTCGGAGATCAACGCCGGCGTGTACGTGTTCCAGGCGCCGGCCCTGCGAGCGCACATCTCGCTCGTCGGCACCGCGAACGCGCAGGGCGAGAAATACCTCACCGACATCGTCGCGCTGCTGCGCGCGTCGGGGCTCACGGTCGCCGTCTCGAGCGCGCCGGATGCCGCCACGGCACTCGGGGTCAACGACCGGGTGCAGCTGTCCGAGGCGGCGCGCGTGCTCAATGCGCGTACGGTGCGCCGATGGCAGCTCGAAGGAGTGACGATCCTGGATCCGGCGACGACCTGGATCGACGTCACCGCCAAACTCGCGCCGGATGTCACGGTGCTGCCGAACACCCACATCCTGCGCGCCACGGTCATCGCCGAGGGCGCCACCGTCGGGCCCGACACGAGCCTCGTCGACTGCGAGGTGGGGGAGTGGGCGACCGTGACGCGCGCGGATGCCACGCTCGCCGTGATCGGCGCAAGTGCGACCGTAGGGCCGTTCGCCTACCTCCGCCCCGGCACGTACCTCGGTGACAAGGGAAAGATCGGCACGTTCGTCGAGACGAAGAACTCCACGATCGGTGAGCGCAGCAAAGTCCCGCACCTGTCGTACATCGGCGACACCACGATCGGCACCGGTGTGAATCTCGGCGCCGGTGCCATCACGGCCAACTACGACGACATCGCCAAGCACCGCACCGAGATCGGCGACGAGGTCCACACCGGATCGCACAACGTGTTCGTCGCGCCCGTTAGGGTGGGAGACGGCGCGAAGACCGGGGCAGGGGCGGTCATCCGGAAGGATGTGCCGGCCGGTGCTCTGGCACTCAGTGTGGCCCCTCAGCGCAATATCGAGGGATGGGTCGAGACCAACAGACCGGGAACCGGTGCGGCGGATGTCGCAGCCAGGGCTCGGTCCGCACAGAAGGCGGACGATGGCGCGCAAGAGGAAGACGGTTGA
- a CDS encoding FAD:protein FMN transferase encodes MREAGATWAFDAIGTPWQIETRHPLSDVTRRAVTDLIAAFDQDWSRFRDDSLVSELARRGGAVDAPADAAALLDAYAALSDATDGAVNPLVGASLSSLGYDAAHTLVDHGAIPAPADWRGILEWDHGTVRLAQPASIDVGALGKGRLVDRVMEIVAASDVGDIVVDASGDVAMRGASQRIGLEHPFDARRVIGVWEVTDAALCASATNRRAWGDGLHHVLDARTGLPVRTIAATWAVADTAMRADALATALFFDGGPRLAHEWGIEWVRMTTDGVVEWSPGCRADLFVRTGSVEQ; translated from the coding sequence ATGCGTGAGGCGGGAGCCACGTGGGCGTTCGACGCGATCGGCACGCCGTGGCAGATCGAGACCCGGCATCCGCTCTCCGACGTGACGCGTCGCGCGGTGACGGACCTCATCGCGGCGTTCGATCAGGACTGGTCGCGGTTCCGCGACGACTCACTCGTCTCCGAGCTCGCGCGACGCGGTGGCGCCGTCGACGCGCCTGCGGATGCGGCGGCCTTGCTCGACGCCTATGCGGCGCTGTCGGATGCGACCGATGGTGCCGTCAATCCGCTCGTCGGAGCCTCGCTCTCCAGCCTCGGCTATGACGCCGCTCACACGCTGGTCGATCACGGGGCCATCCCGGCGCCGGCGGACTGGCGCGGCATCCTCGAATGGGATCACGGCACCGTGCGCCTCGCGCAGCCCGCCTCCATCGACGTCGGCGCCCTCGGCAAGGGTCGTCTCGTCGACAGGGTCATGGAAATCGTCGCCGCCTCCGACGTCGGAGACATCGTGGTGGATGCCAGCGGAGACGTCGCGATGCGCGGAGCATCGCAGCGCATCGGGCTCGAGCATCCGTTCGATGCACGTCGCGTGATCGGCGTATGGGAGGTGACGGATGCGGCGCTGTGCGCCTCAGCGACGAACCGCCGCGCATGGGGTGACGGCCTGCACCACGTGCTCGACGCGCGCACCGGGCTGCCGGTGCGGACGATCGCGGCCACGTGGGCGGTCGCCGACACCGCCATGCGCGCCGATGCGCTCGCGACCGCTCTCTTCTTCGACGGCGGGCCACGGCTGGCACACGAGTGGGGAATCGAGTGGGTGCGGATGACGACGGACGGCGTGGTCGAGTGGTCGCCCGGCTGCCGCGCCGACCTGTTCGTGCGGACCGGTAGCGTGGAGCAGTGA
- a CDS encoding flavodoxin reductase gives MLGTLTSIWNRVFAVLGKVSMYRLAFLALAALAGIALILSFFELVSPTWLELVVTAAVLAIVCVGVDAAAQSILHLPWRIESSLITAQILLFVLRPSLDPVALGGIAIAAAVASLSKYVLAWQGRHIFNPAAIGATALTLLSVAVPALGSSSWWVGTPALAAPVIILGVAVLWRTEKLRMVGVFLVSAVAVGVLRTSAQYQSAGLEVDSLQILWAVLWSSPFLFLGAFMLSEPLTQPPRRWQQFTVAAVVGVLAGWPIDLGAISLGQERALLIGNAVAFAFALRTAVRLTLESRADLTPTVRELTFRAHSRLFFVPGQYLELEVPHRHPDARGTRREFSIASAPKDLPLLRVAFREGPAGASQSSYKRALAEVSTGSELAVTGVWGDFVLPKRVEAPVLMVAAGIGITPFVSQLRQARLAGEDRDVVLVYVASEASELSFRDELEASGVPVVVFTRDQPARLPQRWLWARGVRLDAEGLLRVVPDIAARHAYISGPAALIADLAPALEQARSITTDAFSGY, from the coding sequence GTGCTCGGAACCCTCACCTCGATCTGGAACCGGGTCTTCGCCGTGCTCGGCAAGGTCTCGATGTACCGCCTCGCGTTCTTGGCGCTCGCGGCACTCGCCGGGATCGCGCTCATCCTCTCGTTCTTCGAGCTGGTGTCGCCGACGTGGCTCGAACTCGTGGTGACGGCCGCGGTGCTCGCGATCGTCTGCGTGGGGGTGGATGCCGCGGCCCAGAGCATCCTGCACCTGCCCTGGCGCATCGAGTCCTCGCTCATCACGGCGCAGATCCTGCTCTTCGTGCTGCGGCCGTCACTGGATCCGGTGGCACTCGGCGGCATCGCCATCGCGGCCGCGGTCGCTTCGCTCTCGAAGTACGTGCTCGCGTGGCAGGGCCGTCACATCTTCAACCCGGCGGCGATAGGTGCGACGGCGCTCACGCTCTTGAGCGTCGCGGTGCCGGCGCTGGGCTCGTCGTCGTGGTGGGTCGGCACCCCGGCACTCGCCGCACCCGTGATCATCCTCGGCGTCGCCGTGCTCTGGCGCACCGAGAAGCTCCGCATGGTCGGCGTGTTCCTGGTGAGCGCGGTCGCGGTCGGGGTGCTCCGCACCTCCGCGCAGTATCAGTCGGCGGGGCTCGAGGTCGACTCGCTGCAGATCCTGTGGGCGGTCCTCTGGTCTTCGCCGTTCCTCTTCCTCGGCGCGTTCATGCTGTCCGAGCCGCTGACCCAGCCGCCGCGGCGCTGGCAGCAGTTCACCGTCGCAGCGGTCGTCGGCGTCCTCGCGGGCTGGCCGATCGACCTCGGGGCGATCAGCCTGGGTCAGGAGCGCGCACTCCTCATCGGCAACGCCGTGGCCTTCGCCTTCGCGTTGCGGACGGCGGTGCGTCTCACGCTCGAGTCCCGCGCCGACCTCACGCCGACGGTCCGTGAGCTCACGTTCCGGGCGCACAGCCGGCTCTTCTTCGTTCCCGGCCAGTACCTCGAGCTCGAGGTGCCGCACCGGCATCCGGATGCCCGCGGTACGCGGCGGGAGTTCAGCATCGCGTCCGCGCCGAAGGATCTGCCGCTGCTGCGCGTGGCCTTCCGCGAGGGTCCGGCCGGCGCGTCGCAGAGCTCGTACAAGCGGGCGCTCGCCGAGGTGTCGACCGGATCGGAGCTCGCGGTCACCGGGGTGTGGGGCGACTTCGTGCTGCCCAAGCGCGTCGAAGCCCCGGTGCTGATGGTCGCCGCGGGAATCGGCATCACGCCGTTCGTGTCGCAGCTGCGCCAGGCGCGGCTCGCCGGGGAGGATCGTGACGTCGTGCTCGTCTACGTGGCCTCCGAGGCGTCGGAGCTGTCCTTCCGCGACGAACTCGAGGCCTCGGGCGTGCCCGTCGTCGTGTTCACCCGGGACCAGCCCGCCCGACTCCCGCAGCGCTGGCTGTGGGCGCGCGGCGTGCGCCTCGACGCCGAGGGACTGCTGCGCGTCGTGCCCGACATCGCCGCGCGGCACGCGTACATCTCAGGGCCGGCCGCGCTCATCGCCGACCTCGCACCCGCACTCGAACAGGCTAGGTCCATCACGACGGACGCCTTCAGCGGCTACTGA
- a CDS encoding ABC-F family ATP-binding cassette domain-containing protein gives MAHLLGAGGLHLEFPTKVVFDGISLGVDEGDRIGIVGRNGDGKSSLMAMLAGRLAPDSGRVTFRGGVRVGVLDQTDTLDDALTVGEAVVGTRTEHEWAGDARTRDVIGGLLAEIPWDAAIADLSGGQRRRVALAALLSGDDDVLFLDEPTNHLDVEAIAWLADHLRRRWSASSGALLVVTHDRWFLDEVCTKTWEVHDRTVEPFDGGYAAYILQRVERDRQSAAIEARRQNLARKELAWLRRGPPARTSKPKFRIDAANALIADEPEIRDKLALQSLAVSRLGKDVVDLLGASVTYPATGPAGPKEVLHDVEWRIAPGERTGILGVNGAGKSTLLGLVSGDVTPTAGRVKRGKTVNVATLTQRLDELEDHLNDPVRVVISRLRTTYEFGSGSKAQELTPGQLLERMGFASAQLSTPVKDLSGGQKRRLQLLLILLEQPNVLILDEPTNDLDTDMLAAMEDLLDSWPGTLIVVSHDRYFLERVTDQQYAILSGRLRHLPGGVDEYLRLRARERDTPAKPGPAAATPAAAPGLSGSDLRAAQKELSALERRLEKLEGQIAAARTSLADHDQADYVGIGAEMTRITGLEGERDDVEARWFELTDQLG, from the coding sequence ATGGCACATCTTCTCGGGGCCGGGGGCCTGCACTTGGAATTCCCCACCAAGGTCGTGTTCGACGGCATCTCGCTCGGCGTCGATGAGGGGGACCGCATCGGCATCGTGGGTCGCAACGGCGACGGCAAGTCGAGCCTGATGGCGATGCTCGCGGGTCGCCTCGCGCCGGATTCCGGTCGTGTCACGTTCCGGGGTGGTGTGCGGGTCGGCGTTCTCGACCAGACCGACACCCTCGATGACGCTCTCACGGTCGGCGAAGCCGTCGTCGGCACGCGGACCGAGCACGAGTGGGCGGGTGATGCACGCACGCGCGACGTCATCGGCGGTCTGCTGGCCGAGATCCCATGGGATGCCGCGATCGCCGACCTTTCGGGCGGACAGCGACGGCGCGTGGCGCTTGCGGCGCTGCTCTCGGGCGACGACGACGTGCTCTTCCTCGACGAGCCGACCAACCATCTGGATGTGGAGGCGATCGCCTGGCTCGCCGACCACTTGCGCCGCCGCTGGTCGGCGTCATCCGGAGCGCTTCTGGTGGTGACCCACGACCGGTGGTTCCTCGACGAGGTCTGCACGAAGACCTGGGAGGTGCACGACCGGACGGTGGAGCCGTTCGACGGAGGCTACGCGGCGTACATCCTGCAGCGCGTCGAGCGCGACCGGCAGTCCGCGGCGATCGAGGCCCGCCGGCAGAACCTCGCCCGCAAAGAGCTCGCGTGGCTCAGGCGTGGTCCGCCGGCCCGCACCTCGAAGCCGAAGTTCCGCATCGACGCGGCCAATGCCCTCATCGCCGATGAGCCCGAGATCCGCGACAAGCTCGCGCTGCAGTCGCTCGCCGTATCGCGGCTCGGCAAGGATGTGGTCGATCTGCTGGGCGCGTCCGTCACCTACCCTGCGACAGGCCCCGCAGGTCCGAAGGAGGTGCTCCACGACGTGGAGTGGCGGATCGCTCCCGGTGAGCGCACCGGCATCCTCGGCGTGAACGGGGCCGGCAAGTCGACGCTGCTCGGGCTCGTCTCGGGCGACGTCACGCCGACGGCCGGCAGGGTCAAGCGCGGCAAGACCGTCAACGTCGCCACGCTCACCCAGCGGCTGGACGAACTCGAGGACCACCTGAACGATCCGGTTCGCGTGGTCATCTCACGGCTGCGCACGACGTACGAGTTCGGATCGGGATCGAAGGCGCAGGAATTGACGCCGGGCCAGCTGCTGGAGCGGATGGGGTTCGCCAGCGCCCAGCTGTCGACACCCGTGAAAGACCTCTCGGGCGGGCAGAAGCGCCGCCTCCAGCTGCTGCTGATCCTGCTCGAGCAGCCGAACGTGCTGATCCTCGACGAGCCGACCAACGACCTCGACACCGACATGCTCGCGGCGATGGAGGACCTGCTCGACTCGTGGCCGGGAACCCTCATCGTGGTCTCGCACGACCGGTACTTCCTCGAACGTGTCACCGATCAGCAGTACGCGATCCTTTCGGGGCGACTGCGGCATCTCCCCGGCGGGGTGGACGAGTATCTGCGACTGCGCGCTCGCGAGCGCGATACGCCCGCGAAACCCGGCCCCGCCGCTGCGACGCCGGCCGCCGCGCCGGGGCTCAGCGGTTCCGACCTGCGTGCGGCGCAGAAGGAGCTGAGTGCGCTGGAACGCCGCCTCGAGAAGCTCGAGGGACAGATCGCGGCCGCCCGCACGTCGCTCGCCGATCACGATCAGGCGGACTACGTCGGGATCGGGGCCGAGATGACCCGCATCACGGGCCTGGAAGGCGAGCGCGACGACGTCGAGGCGCGCTGGTTCGAGCTCACCGACCAGCTCGGATGA
- a CDS encoding sensor histidine kinase yields MVLVAVATSVILGSVLEGQLDAQLNAMKSRSEALRPFITNRLSAEEILQEQPLPAGTLLAIQTPPAAPSGAVMTSDGEVVALTSTQIQQLAEGLRAEGPLVVTIEDVGTYRIEAYRSGPSVIVVGVSRADVATTFTQMLTTIVLLTIGGLLLLAAVTAWTIRAGLAPLRSVADTAARVSKLRLDQGEVSISERVPARESDPRTEVGRVGEALNTLLDHVDESLDARQRNEERMRRFVADASHELRTPLASIRGYSELSLRALAQSHDPLTLETTESSLDRIQAQSLRMTTLVEDLLLLARLDEGQELIYGSVDVSRLAIEAVGDARPVGPDHNWVIDVGEEPVMIAGDAGRLHQVAANLLANARTHTPAGTTVTVTVSVEGTDAVLSVHDDGPGIDPAISAELFERFSRADRSRARQTGGTGLGLSIVRAIVEAHAGSITVHSAPGDTTFEVRLPTRSVATT; encoded by the coding sequence ATGGTGCTCGTCGCCGTCGCGACGAGCGTCATCCTGGGCTCGGTGCTCGAAGGTCAGCTGGATGCGCAGCTCAATGCCATGAAGAGCCGCTCGGAGGCTCTTCGGCCCTTCATCACGAACCGATTGAGTGCGGAGGAGATCCTGCAGGAGCAGCCTTTGCCCGCCGGGACCCTGCTGGCGATCCAGACTCCGCCAGCGGCACCGAGCGGAGCAGTGATGACCAGCGACGGTGAGGTCGTCGCACTCACCAGCACCCAGATTCAGCAGCTCGCAGAGGGCCTCCGGGCCGAAGGTCCGCTCGTCGTCACGATCGAAGACGTCGGCACCTATCGCATCGAGGCGTACCGCTCCGGTCCGTCCGTGATCGTCGTCGGAGTGTCGCGGGCGGATGTCGCGACGACGTTCACCCAGATGCTGACGACGATCGTGCTGCTCACCATCGGCGGACTGCTGCTGCTCGCCGCCGTCACGGCGTGGACCATCCGCGCCGGCCTCGCACCGCTGCGCTCGGTCGCGGACACGGCGGCGCGAGTGTCGAAGCTGCGACTCGACCAGGGCGAGGTGTCGATCTCGGAGCGCGTGCCTGCACGCGAGTCAGACCCTCGAACGGAGGTCGGGCGCGTCGGTGAGGCGCTCAACACACTGCTCGACCACGTCGACGAGTCCCTCGACGCCCGTCAGCGCAACGAAGAGCGGATGCGGCGCTTCGTCGCGGACGCGAGCCACGAGCTGCGGACGCCGCTCGCGTCGATCCGCGGCTACTCGGAGCTCTCGCTGCGCGCTCTCGCGCAGAGCCACGATCCCCTGACCCTCGAGACGACCGAGTCGTCGCTCGACCGCATCCAGGCCCAGTCGCTGCGGATGACGACGCTGGTGGAGGACCTGCTGCTGCTCGCACGACTCGATGAAGGCCAAGAGCTCATCTACGGCTCGGTCGATGTGTCGCGGCTCGCCATCGAGGCCGTCGGCGACGCACGGCCCGTGGGGCCGGATCACAACTGGGTGATCGACGTCGGCGAAGAACCTGTCATGATCGCCGGCGATGCCGGCCGCCTGCACCAGGTGGCGGCGAACCTGCTCGCGAACGCGCGGACGCACACCCCCGCGGGCACGACCGTGACCGTGACGGTGTCGGTCGAGGGGACGGATGCCGTGCTCAGCGTCCACGACGACGGGCCGGGCATCGACCCCGCGATCTCGGCGGAGCTGTTCGAGCGCTTCTCGCGCGCCGACCGTTCCCGCGCCCGCCAGACGGGCGGAACGGGGCTCGGGCTGTCGATCGTGCGGGCGATCGTGGAGGCGCACGCCGGCTCGATCACCGTGCACAGCGCCCCCGGCGACACGACGTTCGAGGTCCGGCTGCCGACGCGGTCGGTCGCGACGACCTGA
- a CDS encoding GNAT family N-acetyltransferase, with amino-acid sequence MSTDTDTSSTAGVEARRVDPAAFRVAAIDPSTVVRLAGVGLEPRLVSIEDPDAFGNWLQVVARGFLDSERSDEQRTAVRERSAYRRATGIYDDSAPMPEAPVATIASWIGELALPGGAGIPSCAISAVTVAPTHRRRGIARAMLEGELKVADRAGVPIAMLTVSESQLYGRYGFAPAAASASWHIDVKRAHWIGPRPGGRVDFIPRERLRELIAPLHDRVRLSVAGEIDVPGGHWDSYAGTRPDAKDAGSTRAVQYADEAGEVRGVAVYSVRENEKDWTKSTVSVSYLLAETDDAYAALWRFFLELDLIGEVRAHELSVDEPLRWMISDQRAATVMVSDHQYVRILDIVVALEAREYAASGTLVLDVEDALGYAAGSWVLTVDAGGHGHVTAAEPGNAPDGAVGVQLGVEELSAAYLGGVSLATLAAAGRVRSTDAAAAARVFGWHAVPRLSVWY; translated from the coding sequence ATGAGCACTGACACAGACACGAGCTCCACAGCGGGAGTCGAGGCACGGCGGGTGGACCCGGCCGCGTTCCGGGTAGCCGCCATAGACCCCAGCACCGTCGTCCGCCTGGCCGGGGTCGGGCTCGAACCGCGACTGGTCTCCATCGAGGATCCCGACGCGTTCGGCAATTGGCTGCAGGTGGTCGCGCGCGGGTTCCTGGACTCGGAGCGCTCCGATGAGCAGCGCACGGCGGTCCGGGAACGCAGCGCCTATCGCCGCGCAACGGGCATCTACGACGACTCCGCCCCGATGCCCGAGGCTCCGGTCGCGACCATCGCCTCGTGGATCGGCGAGCTCGCGCTGCCCGGTGGCGCCGGCATCCCCTCGTGCGCCATCTCGGCGGTCACCGTCGCCCCGACGCACCGACGCCGTGGCATCGCCCGCGCGATGCTGGAGGGCGAACTGAAGGTTGCGGATAGGGCGGGCGTGCCGATCGCGATGCTCACCGTGAGCGAGTCGCAGCTTTACGGCCGCTACGGGTTCGCTCCGGCAGCCGCGAGCGCGTCGTGGCACATCGATGTCAAGCGGGCGCACTGGATCGGCCCGCGACCGGGCGGCCGGGTCGACTTCATCCCGCGCGAGCGGCTGCGCGAGCTGATCGCGCCCCTCCACGATCGGGTGCGGCTGTCGGTTGCGGGCGAGATCGACGTGCCGGGCGGCCATTGGGACTCGTACGCGGGCACCCGTCCCGACGCCAAGGACGCCGGCAGCACCCGCGCGGTCCAGTACGCCGACGAAGCGGGCGAGGTCCGCGGTGTCGCGGTGTACTCGGTGCGAGAGAACGAGAAGGACTGGACGAAGTCGACCGTGTCGGTGTCGTATCTCCTCGCCGAGACGGATGACGCCTACGCGGCGCTGTGGCGGTTCTTCCTCGAGCTCGACCTGATCGGAGAGGTTCGCGCGCACGAGCTGTCGGTCGACGAGCCGCTGCGGTGGATGATCTCGGATCAGCGTGCGGCGACCGTCATGGTGAGCGATCACCAGTACGTCCGCATCCTCGACATCGTCGTGGCGCTCGAGGCGCGCGAATACGCCGCCTCGGGAACCCTGGTGCTGGACGTCGAGGATGCGCTGGGTTACGCGGCCGGCAGCTGGGTGCTGACCGTCGATGCCGGCGGCCATGGCCACGTCACCGCTGCCGAGCCCGGAAATGCGCCTGATGGCGCCGTCGGCGTGCAGCTGGGCGTCGAGGAGCTCTCGGCCGCATACCTGGGTGGGGTGTCGCTCGCGACCCTGGCTGCGGCCGGGCGGGTGCGGTCGACGGATGCGGCCGCCGCCGCGCGCGTGTTCGGCTGGCACGCCGTGCCCCGGCTGAGCGTCTGGTACTGA
- a CDS encoding MarR family winged helix-turn-helix transcriptional regulator, with the protein MAKETDEVDRIVEAWIAQRPDLDFSPLEVLSRVDRLSRHLDRARRDAFRRSNLEPWEWDVLSALRRAGEPFQLSPKQLLQQTLVSSGTMTNRIDRLVDRLLVRREADPGDGRSILVILTDDGKTRVDAAITRLVDAEAMLLATLARGDRERLAGLLRKLSLGFDA; encoded by the coding sequence ATGGCGAAGGAGACGGACGAGGTCGATCGCATCGTCGAGGCGTGGATCGCGCAGCGCCCCGACCTCGACTTCTCGCCGCTCGAGGTCCTGTCGCGGGTCGATCGGCTTTCCCGCCACCTCGACAGGGCTCGCCGTGACGCGTTCCGGCGAAGCAACCTCGAACCATGGGAGTGGGATGTGCTGTCGGCACTCCGGCGCGCCGGCGAGCCGTTCCAGCTGAGCCCGAAGCAGCTCCTGCAGCAGACCCTCGTCTCGAGCGGCACGATGACCAACCGCATCGACCGGCTCGTGGACCGGCTGCTGGTGCGACGCGAGGCCGACCCCGGCGACGGGCGCAGCATCCTCGTCATCCTGACCGACGATGGAAAGACGAGGGTGGATGCCGCGATCACGCGGCTCGTGGATGCCGAGGCGATGCTGCTGGCCACCCTCGCCCGAGGCGACCGCGAGCGTCTCGCCGGGCTGCTGCGCAAACTGAGCCTCGGCTTCGACGCCTGA
- a CDS encoding response regulator transcription factor yields MTSAAPALLRPDGSALRVLVVDDEQMLTDLLSMALRMEGWDVRTAGSGFQALQTAREFGPDAMVLDIMMPDLDGMAVLQRLRQSGDDVPVLFLTAKDAVSDRVAGLTAGGDDYVTKPFSLEEVVARLRGLMRRAGTAHTSGAEPILRVADLTLNEDSHEVERAGDEIELTATEFELLRYLMRNQRRVVSKAQILDRVWNYDFGGRSSVVELYISYLRKKIDAGREPLIHTVRGVGYMIKTPQ; encoded by the coding sequence ATGACAAGCGCTGCTCCTGCACTCCTCCGGCCCGACGGCTCCGCTCTGCGTGTGCTGGTGGTCGACGACGAGCAGATGCTCACCGACCTGCTCTCGATGGCCCTTCGGATGGAGGGGTGGGACGTCCGCACCGCGGGCTCCGGCTTCCAGGCGCTGCAGACGGCCCGCGAGTTCGGCCCCGACGCGATGGTGCTGGACATCATGATGCCCGACCTCGACGGCATGGCGGTGTTGCAGCGCCTGCGGCAGTCGGGCGACGACGTACCCGTGCTGTTCCTCACCGCGAAGGATGCCGTGAGCGACCGCGTCGCGGGGCTCACCGCCGGCGGCGACGACTACGTGACCAAGCCCTTCAGCCTCGAAGAGGTGGTCGCTCGCCTCCGCGGACTCATGCGCCGGGCGGGCACCGCGCACACCAGCGGAGCCGAGCCCATTCTGCGGGTCGCGGACCTGACCCTCAACGAAGACAGCCACGAGGTCGAGCGGGCCGGCGACGAGATCGAGCTGACCGCCACCGAGTTCGAGCTGTTGCGGTATCTCATGCGCAACCAGCGCCGCGTGGTCTCCAAGGCGCAGATCCTCGACCGCGTCTGGAACTACGACTTCGGCGGGCGCTCCAGTGTCGTCGAGCTCTACATCTCGTACCTGCGCAAGAAGATCGACGCGGGCCGCGAGCCCCTCATCCACACCGTTCGCGGTGTCGGCTACATGATCAAGACGCCACAGTGA
- a CDS encoding ribose-phosphate diphosphokinase has translation MARKRKTVELDREHDIAPGIVAKTKKRLVVAAGRSHPTLASDVADSLGTELVPTEHRTFASGEILTRFEVSIRGCDFFLIQSFGPPVNEWLMETLIMLDAAKRASAKRITVVAPYYPYSRQDKKGRGREPISARLVSDLLKTAGADRIMSVDLHAAQIQGFFDGPVDHLFAKPVLLEYFERTLSADDRAHLTVVSPDTGRVRVADTWSDSLGAPLAIIHKRRDPNVANQVTVNEIVGQVDGRVCLLVDDMIDTGGTIVKAAEALKKNGAQKVIVAATHAIFSDPASEKLQSAAIDQVVVTDTIPIPTAKRFPTLTILPIAPLLARAIHEVFEDGSVTSMFDGAA, from the coding sequence ATGGCGCGCAAGAGGAAGACGGTTGAGCTCGACCGGGAACATGACATCGCTCCCGGGATCGTCGCCAAGACGAAGAAGCGGCTCGTCGTCGCCGCCGGGCGTTCGCATCCGACGCTGGCATCGGACGTGGCGGACTCGCTGGGCACCGAACTCGTCCCCACCGAGCACCGGACGTTCGCATCGGGCGAAATCCTGACCCGTTTCGAGGTGTCGATCCGCGGCTGCGACTTCTTCCTCATCCAGAGCTTCGGCCCGCCGGTGAACGAGTGGCTGATGGAGACCCTCATCATGCTCGACGCGGCCAAGCGCGCCTCGGCGAAGCGGATCACGGTGGTTGCGCCGTACTACCCCTATTCGCGTCAGGACAAGAAGGGACGCGGGCGCGAGCCGATCAGCGCCCGTCTCGTGTCGGACCTGCTGAAGACCGCGGGTGCCGACCGGATCATGAGCGTCGACCTTCACGCCGCCCAGATCCAGGGCTTCTTCGACGGACCGGTCGATCACCTGTTCGCCAAGCCGGTGCTGCTGGAGTACTTCGAGCGCACGCTGTCCGCCGACGACCGTGCGCACTTGACCGTCGTCTCGCCCGACACCGGTCGCGTCCGGGTCGCCGATACCTGGTCCGACAGCCTCGGTGCGCCGCTCGCGATCATCCACAAGCGCCGTGATCCGAACGTCGCCAACCAGGTCACGGTCAACGAGATCGTCGGTCAGGTCGACGGGCGAGTCTGCCTGCTCGTCGACGACATGATCGACACCGGCGGCACGATCGTCAAGGCCGCCGAGGCGCTCAAGAAGAACGGCGCGCAGAAGGTGATCGTCGCCGCGACCCACGCGATCTTCAGTGATCCGGCGTCCGAGAAGCTGCAGAGCGCCGCGATCGACCAGGTCGTCGTCACCGACACGATTCCGATTCCGACGGCCAAGCGGTTCCCCACCCTCACGATCCTGCCGATCGCGCCGCTGCTCGCGCGCGCCATCCACGAGGTCTTCGAGGACGGCTCGGTCACGAGCATGTTCGATGGAGCCGCGTAG